Within Amycolatopsis sp. FDAARGOS 1241, the genomic segment CCCGCGCGAACCCGCGGTCGCGTGGCTGCAGCCGGCGCCCGACTTCGCGGCGGCCGACCCGGCGGTGGTCACGGCCGCCCGCGCGGGCGTGCGGCTGGCTTTCATCGCCGCGCTGCAACTGCTGCCCGCGCGGCAGCGAGCCGTGCTGACGCTGCGCGACGTGCTCGCGTTCCGCACCGCCGAAGTGGCCGAACTGCTCGACACCACGACCGCGGCCGTCGACAGCGCGCTGCGCCGCGCGCGGGCCCACCTCGCCGACGCCGCACCGGTCGCGGACGATCTGACCGAGCCGGCCGCGGACGCCGACCGGGAACTGCTCGAGCACTACGTCGACGCCTTCACCCGCGCCGACGCCGGCGAGCTGGTCCGGCTGCTGCGCGCCGACGTCGAACTGGAGATGCCACCGATCCCGACGTGGTTCAGCGGCCGCTCCGCCGTCGTCGGGTTCCTCGCGGCCCGCGTCCTGGCGCGCGACCGCTGGCTCCTGACGCCGACGCGGGCCAACGGCCAGCCGGCGGTCGTCGTCCACCACCGCACCGACGGCGAGGCCGTGCCCTACGGCGTGCAGGTCCTGACCGTGCGCGGCGACCGGATCGCCCGCCTCACCTCGTTCAACGACCCGGCGCTCGTGCCGGCGTTCACCCGGTGACGGGGAGCCGGTCCGCCCACCCCTAGGGGGCGGACCGGCCCCCGCGTCACGCCGACGGGATCTCGTCGAACTCGACGACCTGCCGCACCTCGACCTCGATCTCGCCGTCGAACAGCGCCGCGTACGTCTTGGCGTAGGCGACGGCCTCCTCGCGGTTCGGGAAGTTCACCAGCGCGAACCCGCCGATGACCTCCTTGGCCTCGGTGAACGGGCCGTCGGTCGCCTTGATCGCGCCGTCGGGCGACTTGCGCACCAGGGCGCCCTTCTCGGACGGGTGGACGCCCTCGGCCGTGATCAGGATGCCGTTGTCCACCGCCTCCTGGATGAATTCCCCCATCTTCTTCACGAACTCCGGGCTCGGGTTCCACGCCGCCGAGTTCTGCTCCGACACCCGGTGCATCATGAGAAACCGCATGTCCACTCCCTGTCACGTCCGGGCCGGGATCCGGATCCACCCGGACTCGCTGACCGGCCCAACACCGACGCGTCGAACGGCCACACCCCCGATCGACACCCGCCGCGAACATTTTTGGAGAACTTTCCGCCGGGGACCAGGCTGGCCGGTTCGTCACCACCGCCGGGGAAAGCCGCGCGACGCACCGGACCGGTCCCGGGCTCGCACCGCGGTGCCCTCTACGATGCGGAGCGTGACCACCTACGACGACACCTTCGACCACCTCGACCCCTCGTCCCTGCCGCTTCGGCAGCAGCAGATCCTGGTTACGATCCGGGACTGGGTGGTCCGCGAGGGCTACGCGCCGAGCAGCCGCGAGATCGGCGAGGCGGTGGGCCTGCGGTCGTCGTCCTCGGTGTCGAAGCACCTGGCGGCCCTGGAGGACAAGGGGTACCTGCGGCGCAGCAGCTCGATGTCGCGGCCGATCGACGTCCGCGCGTTCCTCACGGGTTCCGCCGCGCAGGAGGGCGGCGCTGACTCGGTGCCGGTGCCCGTCGTCGGCCACATCGCGGCCGGCACGCCGATCGCGGCGGAGGAGCACGTCGACGACACGCTGACGCTGCCGCGCGGGCTCACCGGCCGCGGGAACGTGTTCGGCCTGCGCGTGCGCGGTGACTCGATGATCGACGCCGCGATCTGCGACGGCGACATCGTCGTGGTCCGCCAGCAGCCCGAGGCGCACTCGGGCCAGATCGTCGCGGCCATGATCGACGAAGAAGCCACCGTGAAGGTCTACCGCCGCCGCAACGGGCACGTGTACCTCGAGCCCCGCAACCCGGCCTACGACGTGCTCGACGGCGACCGGGCCGTGGTGCTCGGGATCGTGGTCTCCGTGCTGCGCAGTGTCTGATCGGCGCAGTGTCTGATCGGCGCAGTGTCTGATCGGCGCAGTGTCTGATCGGCGCAGTGTCTGATCGGCGCAGTGTCTGATCGGCGCAGTGTCTGATCGGCCAGCGTGGTCGGCGCAGGGTCCGATCGCCGCGGGGTTTGATCGGCGCAGGAACAGGACGCCGTTGAGGTCGAAGGTGGCGGCCGTGAGGTGCCCGGGGGCCTCCCCGCGCAGGTAGGCGACGACGTCCGCTGGATCACGGCAGGCCCCACGGCACACCCGGACCGCCCGGCGACACGGGCCGCACCGCGAAGTCCGGCCGGTCTCCCGCGCGGTGGACCAACGCGTCCTCACCGCGTGCCAGGTCCACCTGCACGTCGCCGTTCGGCAAGCGGCGCCACCGCTTCGCGCGGCCTCGCGCGTCGGTGACCGCGAGCTCGCCGTCGATGCCCGGCCGCAGCACGCACGGCGCCCCGGCCTCGCTGTGGACCTTGAGCCAGCGCGTCTTCCCGGCTTCGCGCGAAGCGCTGAGCAGGAACGCGCCCTCGGTGCGGAAGTCGCGCAGCGCGAGGTCGCCCCACGACGCGGCGACCGCGGGAAAAAGCCGCAGCACCCCGCCCCAGCTCTGCACCAGCATGTCCTGCATCGACTCCACCGCCGACAGCGGTGTTTCGATCACCGGCCCCGACTCCTGGTACATCGTGTTCGGCTCGAGGTAGCGCTGCTGCAGTTCGCCGAGGTACCCCGCCGCCTGGTCGCCGCGCAGCATCGCCGCCGAGATCGACGCGGCGCCGGTGAACGAGTAGCCCTGCAACGCGCCCTCGAATCCCACCCAGTGCGCGAGCGACTTCTCGATGAGCACGCGGTTCTCCGGCTGCTCCCACGTGATCTCGTAGAGCGGGTAGACCTGCAACAGGTGCGAGTAGTGCCGATGCGACTTCGCGAAGGGCACGCCGGCGCCGATCATGTAAACGTTGCCGTCGACGGCGTAGGGGGCGAGGTTCGCCAGCACGTCGCGCCACCGCGGTGCCAGCGGGTCGCTGACCCGCAGTTCGCGGGCGAGGTCGAGCAGGGTTCGACAGCCCCAGCGCAGCAGGGCGAGGTCGTAGGTGCAGTCGGGGGCGTCCACGCCGTACTCCGGAGAGAACGTGGGCGGCAGGTGCAGCCTGCCGTCGGCGCCCGGCCCGAGGAAGTGGAGGTAGTAGCTGATCGCCTTGCGCAGCAACGGGAACAGTGTGTCGCGCAACAGCCCGCCGTCGAGCGTGTGGCGGTAGGAGAGCCACACGTTGTGCAGGGCCCAGGTGAGGTTGCCGACCTCCGGCACGGGCGGGTCCTGGCCGGGGATGCCGACGGGGAACCCACTGGTGGCGTCGGAGATCCCGTTGTCCAGCGTCAGGTCGGTGGTGCGCGGGATGCCGGCGGAGTCGGCACGGTACGGCTCGGCGAGCTGCCCCGACAGGTTCGCCCGGTACTGGCCGAGCGCTCGGCTCACGGCGTCGAGCTCGAGGTGGTTGGAGCCGTGGATGAGCCAGCACTCCAGCTGCACGTTGAGGTTCCACCACGTGGCCGGCCAGGGTGTGTTCTCGAGCCACGGCCCCGACGTGGCCATCACCGGGGCGTCCCGGCGCGCGGCCGAGGCGAGCTTGTAGAGCTGGATCCAGTAAAAGCTCTGCAGCCGGGTGTCCGGCAGGGACACGAAGCTGCGCCGGTAGTGGTCGTGCCACCAGCGGCGGTGCTCGCGCGTGAGCACGCCGAACTCGCCGGCGGTGCGCACGGCCCGCAGCGCCCGCTCGGCCGACGTGCGTTCGGGGTGCGACCACGCCACCGAGGCGTACAGGGTCCGGGTGCCGCCGCGGGTCACGTCCCGCCAGGCCGTGACGTGCTCGCCGCCGGCCAGCAGCGGCTGTTCGGCGAGACTGCTGTCGCCGGCCCGCCGAATGATCGCCGGCGGATTCGCGGCGTACCCGGCGGGCGGCGCCTTCTTCCACACCGGGTCGGCGCGTGGGCTCACGGCCTCGGCCGGGTGGAACGTCCAGCGGAACCCGCGTTCGCCCTCACTCGGGCGGACCTCGACGGCGAGCAGCGGCTGTCCCGTGTGGACGATCGCGCGCACGGCGAGGCTGCCGGCCGCCGTGGTGATCGTGCCCGTGAGCTCCGCGTGCCACAGGTCCAGCCGCCAGTCGACGCCGGTGATCGCGCCGACGGGTTCGAGCGTGAAGTACCCGATCGGCAGCCGGGCGAGCCCGAACAGCGCGCCATACTGCGGCCGGTGGTCCTGCACCTCGCTGTGCTGGACGTTGATGCGCACCGCGTTCTTCCCCGGCTCCGCGTAAATGCCCGAGCCGAGGAACCCGTTGCCGAGGAACGGCCCCTCCGTCCACGCGGTGGGCATTCGCCGCCACCGCAGGTCCGCGGTGGCGAGGAACGCGGCCCAGTCGAAGTCGTCACCCCCCGGATCGCTCGCCGAGGCGGCCGAGGCAGCGGCGCCACCTCCGGCCGCGGTCGCCGCGAGCCCGGCGAGCGCCCCGCCGAGCACTGTCCTGCGCGAAACATCCATCTCGACCTCCAGACTTCGGCTGCGGGGGTCGGCTCCAAAACATAGGATGTCTGACCGGGGTTGTCGAGACTCCTTACCCCGCAACACCGGAAGTCCGCCCATTCGTCCGATGACTGGTTGACCAGTCCGGGCCGGGCGAGTACAACAAGCGGCGGTCCGCGACGCCGGAGCCGAGCCGGGGCTCGGCCCACAACCCCGGCGACCGCGGGCGGCCCTACAATCGGGCCGCAGCCGCGCCGCGGTGGTGGGCGAAGGAGGACCGTGCCGGTCACGATCCGGGATGTCGCACGGCGGGCAGAGGTGTCGGTGGCCACGGTGTCACGGGCGCTCGGCTCCCCCGACCGAGTCAGCGCGGCGACGCGCGCCCGCGTGCTCGAGATCGTGCGCGAGCTGGGGTACCGGCCGAGCCCGGCGGCGCGCAGCCTCATCACCGGCAAGACCGGCGCGATCGCGATCGTGGTCCCGGACCTGGGGAACCCGTTCTTCACCGGCGTGCTCAAGAGCGTGCAGGCGCAGGCGCGCCACACCGGCCACGCCGTGCTCGTCGGCGACAGCGACGAGGACCCGGCGACGGAGCAGGAGCTCGTGCGCACGATGGCGAAGCAGGCCGACGGCGTGCTGCTGTGCTCACCGGGGATCGACGACGCCACCATCACCGAACTCGCCGGCCTGACGCCGCTGGCGCTGCTGAACCGGCGCGTCGCCGGGATCGGCGCGACGGTGATGGACAGCGCGGGCGGGATGCGCGAGATCGTGGCGCACCTGGCCGCGCTCGGGCACCGGCGCTGCGCCTACCTCAACGGCCCCCTCACGTCGTGGTCCAACAGCGAACGGCTGCGCGGACTGCGGTCGGCCGCCGCCGCGCACGACGTCGAGATCCGCGAACTCGGCCCGTTCGCGCCGCGTTATGAGGACGGCGCGCCGGCCGCCGACCAGGCGCTGGCCGCCGGGGTCACGGCCGTGCTCGCCTACAACGACGTGATGGCGCTGGGCGCGCTGGCGCGGCTGCGCGAACGCGGCGTCGCGGTACCGGAGGAGGTGAGCGTGACCGGGTTCGACGACCTCGTCTACGCGGCGGTCTCCGCTCCCCCGCTCACGACCGTCGCCATGCCGCTGGCCGAATCGGGCCGGCGCGCGGTCGACCTGGTGCTGGCCCATTCCGCCGCGGAAGCGGCCGGCCGGGTCGTCACGGAACTGCCGACGCGGCTGGTCGTGCGCGCGTCCACGGGCCCGGTGCGCGAAAACCGCTGAGCAATTCCCGGCGGCCCGATGCGGAAATGCGGAGAAATGACCGGGCACGCCTGCGGGCAACTCCGGGAATTCCCGGACCGGGTCCCCCTATCCACTGTGGATAGATGTTACAGTGCTTCGAAAGCCACCGAAAACGTGGCGGCCGGCCACTTTCGAGGAGGAATCACCGCCGATGGCGCACAAGGTCCTGGTCCAGATGGTGGACGACATCGACGGCGGCGTGGCGCACCAGACGGTGCCCTTCGGTCTCGACGGCGTCCAGTACGAAATCGACCTCTCCGACGAGAACGCGGAAAGCCTGCGCGAGGAGTTTGCCCGTTACATCGCCGCGTCGCGCCGCACCGGCGGCCGCAAGGCGCGCCGGGGCACCGCTTCGACCACCCCGACGCCCGCGGACCGCGAACGCTCGCGCGAGATCCGCGCGTGGGCCGCGGAGAACGGCTGGAGCATTTCCGAACGCGGCCGCATTCCGACCGACGTGATCACCGCGTTCGAAGACAGCCGCAGCGCCGGCACGAAGCCCCGCTCGCGGGGCGGCCGGAAAAAGGCCACCGCGAAGGCGTGACACCGGAACCGGGCAACTCGGGCACGCCGACAATTCCGGAACAGCTGATCGCCTGCGGAAATGCGGTGCACCCGGGCGCGCCGGAATGATCGGGAGTGGATCATTCTCCGGCCTTCGCAGGGCCGCCTCGGTCAGCCGACCGGGCTCGCCTCGCGGCCGAGGAATGCGAGCATCCGCGTCGTTTCGCCGGCGTTCGTGGGCGGTGTGAGTTCCGGCCCGAAGAACTCCGGCCGCCGCAGCGGAGTCGACCGCGCCCACGCGAACACGATCGTCACCAGCCGCTGGTCGAGGGAAACGGGCACGCCGGCGGCGCCGGCGACGTCCCAGGTGTGCACGAGTGTGTCGGCGACGAACGCCGGCAGCACGCTCGCCAGCACCACCTCGCCGCCGTCGATCAGGGCCACGCGCGAAGGCACGTCACTGTCCAGCCCACCCGCGGTGTCCGCGTACGCCCTGCGCCACGTGGCCGCGGCGTCGCCGGGACACAGCACCCCTGGGTTCGGGGCGCCCGGTTGTCCCGCTGTCTCCGCGTAGTCCGCGCCGGTCGCCCACGCCCACAGCATTCGCCGGCCCCACAGGACGTGCCCCGCGACGTCCCTCGTCG encodes:
- a CDS encoding YciI family protein encodes the protein MRFLMMHRVSEQNSAAWNPSPEFVKKMGEFIQEAVDNGILITAEGVHPSEKGALVRKSPDGAIKATDGPFTEAKEVIGGFALVNFPNREEAVAYAKTYAALFDGEIEVEVRQVVEFDEIPSA
- a CDS encoding maleylpyruvate isomerase family mycothiol-dependent enzyme, which gives rise to MEQYRVAQHGFGEVVARVPGDRWDAPLPCSAWTTRDVAGHVLWGRRMLWAWATGADYAETAGQPGAPNPGVLCPGDAAATWRRAYADTAGGLDSDVPSRVALIDGGEVVLASVLPAFVADTLVHTWDVAGAAGVPVSLDQRLVTIVFAWARSTPLRRPEFFGPELTPPTNAGETTRMLAFLGREASPVG
- a CDS encoding Lsr2 family protein — its product is MAHKVLVQMVDDIDGGVAHQTVPFGLDGVQYEIDLSDENAESLREEFARYIAASRRTGGRKARRGTASTTPTPADRERSREIRAWAAENGWSISERGRIPTDVITAFEDSRSAGTKPRSRGGRKKATAKA
- a CDS encoding RNA polymerase subunit sigma-70; this encodes MSTAYSGLPRTRGETTMPSDAEFSAVTEPFRPELLAHCYRILGSLQDAEDLVQETYLRAWRGFAGFEGRSSVRRWLYKIATAACLTALDTRARRPLPSGLGAPADDYRVAVAPREPAVAWLQPAPDFAAADPAVVTAARAGVRLAFIAALQLLPARQRAVLTLRDVLAFRTAEVAELLDTTTAAVDSALRRARAHLADAAPVADDLTEPAADADRELLEHYVDAFTRADAGELVRLLRADVELEMPPIPTWFSGRSAVVGFLAARVLARDRWLLTPTRANGQPAVVVHHRTDGEAVPYGVQVLTVRGDRIARLTSFNDPALVPAFTR
- the lexA gene encoding transcriptional repressor LexA; this encodes MTTYDDTFDHLDPSSLPLRQQQILVTIRDWVVREGYAPSSREIGEAVGLRSSSSVSKHLAALEDKGYLRRSSSMSRPIDVRAFLTGSAAQEGGADSVPVPVVGHIAAGTPIAAEEHVDDTLTLPRGLTGRGNVFGLRVRGDSMIDAAICDGDIVVVRQQPEAHSGQIVAAMIDEEATVKVYRRRNGHVYLEPRNPAYDVLDGDRAVVLGIVVSVLRSV
- a CDS encoding Tat pathway signal sequence domain protein is translated as MDVSRRTVLGGALAGLAATAAGGGAAASAASASDPGGDDFDWAAFLATADLRWRRMPTAWTEGPFLGNGFLGSGIYAEPGKNAVRINVQHSEVQDHRPQYGALFGLARLPIGYFTLEPVGAITGVDWRLDLWHAELTGTITTAAGSLAVRAIVHTGQPLLAVEVRPSEGERGFRWTFHPAEAVSPRADPVWKKAPPAGYAANPPAIIRRAGDSSLAEQPLLAGGEHVTAWRDVTRGGTRTLYASVAWSHPERTSAERALRAVRTAGEFGVLTREHRRWWHDHYRRSFVSLPDTRLQSFYWIQLYKLASAARRDAPVMATSGPWLENTPWPATWWNLNVQLECWLIHGSNHLELDAVSRALGQYRANLSGQLAEPYRADSAGIPRTTDLTLDNGISDATSGFPVGIPGQDPPVPEVGNLTWALHNVWLSYRHTLDGGLLRDTLFPLLRKAISYYLHFLGPGADGRLHLPPTFSPEYGVDAPDCTYDLALLRWGCRTLLDLARELRVSDPLAPRWRDVLANLAPYAVDGNVYMIGAGVPFAKSHRHYSHLLQVYPLYEITWEQPENRVLIEKSLAHWVGFEGALQGYSFTGAASISAAMLRGDQAAGYLGELQQRYLEPNTMYQESGPVIETPLSAVESMQDMLVQSWGGVLRLFPAVAASWGDLALRDFRTEGAFLLSASREAGKTRWLKVHSEAGAPCVLRPGIDGELAVTDARGRAKRWRRLPNGDVQVDLARGEDALVHRAGDRPDFAVRPVSPGGPGVPWGLP
- a CDS encoding LacI family DNA-binding transcriptional regulator translates to MPVTIRDVARRAEVSVATVSRALGSPDRVSAATRARVLEIVRELGYRPSPAARSLITGKTGAIAIVVPDLGNPFFTGVLKSVQAQARHTGHAVLVGDSDEDPATEQELVRTMAKQADGVLLCSPGIDDATITELAGLTPLALLNRRVAGIGATVMDSAGGMREIVAHLAALGHRRCAYLNGPLTSWSNSERLRGLRSAAAAHDVEIRELGPFAPRYEDGAPAADQALAAGVTAVLAYNDVMALGALARLRERGVAVPEEVSVTGFDDLVYAAVSAPPLTTVAMPLAESGRRAVDLVLAHSAAEAAGRVVTELPTRLVVRASTGPVRENR